Proteins found in one Sporosarcina sp. FSL K6-3457 genomic segment:
- a CDS encoding DUF3006 domain-containing protein: MYSGYLDRFTDTNDALILVDALQQQFRVSATSLPADSRVGTWFLIDIQENEVITLQIDMDKTQAAAQEVEERMQRLKSKKTSRFKRS; this comes from the coding sequence ATGTATTCAGGTTATCTTGATCGCTTTACGGATACAAATGACGCACTTATACTCGTTGACGCATTGCAACAGCAATTCCGTGTATCGGCTACTTCACTACCAGCCGATAGTCGTGTGGGAACTTGGTTTTTGATCGATATTCAAGAGAATGAAGTCATCACGTTACAAATAGATATGGACAAAACACAGGCTGCTGCGCAAGAAGTTGAAGAGCGAATGCAGCGATTAAAATCTAAAAAGACGAGTCGATTTAAACGGAGTTAA
- a CDS encoding mannitol-1-phosphate 5-dehydrogenase, whose protein sequence is MQAVHFGAGNIGRGFIGSLLYQSGFETCFVDVNSELVDLINEKKQYRVQLANASQEELLVKDVRAINSAADPERVIEAIAKADFVSAAVGPNVLPHIAVLLAKGLKERLVQSDKPLTIIACENMIGGSALLKEKVYEQLDEAEKVSFDERFSFPNAAVDRIVPNQTNDDKLLVKVEPFYEWVVDESQIKGENPPIEGILFVQELQPYIERKLYTVNTGHATAAYLGYLAGIQTIHETLANEEIRSFTEKALQETGRLLIAKYDFNEQAHDEYIQRIIGRFANPFIVDDTARVGRSPVRKLQANDRFVGPAQQYVDLFKETPKHLVIGIAAALRYDYMEDPDAKIIQETIEQQGLAQAIETFTGLQPGAMLFEAIVEQYEQLK, encoded by the coding sequence ATGCAGGCTGTTCACTTTGGTGCAGGGAATATCGGGAGAGGATTTATTGGGAGCTTATTGTACCAGTCTGGATTTGAAACTTGCTTTGTAGATGTCAATAGCGAGTTGGTGGATTTGATTAATGAAAAAAAACAGTACCGCGTACAACTTGCAAATGCTTCGCAGGAGGAATTGCTTGTCAAGGATGTGCGGGCTATTAATAGTGCGGCGGATCCCGAGCGAGTCATTGAAGCGATTGCCAAAGCGGACTTTGTGTCGGCGGCAGTTGGACCGAATGTGTTGCCGCATATTGCTGTTTTATTGGCAAAGGGGTTGAAGGAACGCCTTGTGCAATCAGATAAGCCATTAACGATTATTGCTTGTGAAAATATGATTGGTGGTAGTGCTTTGCTCAAGGAGAAAGTCTATGAGCAGTTAGATGAGGCGGAAAAAGTTTCGTTTGATGAACGCTTTAGCTTCCCAAATGCAGCGGTAGATCGTATTGTTCCAAATCAGACGAATGACGATAAACTACTGGTCAAGGTTGAACCATTTTACGAATGGGTTGTGGATGAATCACAAATTAAGGGAGAAAACCCTCCAATTGAAGGGATTCTCTTTGTGCAGGAATTGCAGCCGTATATTGAAAGAAAGCTCTATACGGTGAATACAGGCCATGCTACAGCTGCTTATCTGGGCTACTTAGCGGGGATTCAAACCATTCATGAGACGCTGGCGAATGAAGAAATTAGAAGCTTCACGGAGAAAGCTTTGCAAGAGACAGGGAGGCTGCTCATTGCAAAATATGACTTTAATGAGCAAGCGCATGATGAGTATATTCAAAGAATTATCGGACGTTTTGCGAATCCATTTATTGTAGATGATACAGCGCGGGTAGGCCGCTCACCTGTCCGTAAACTGCAGGCGAATGATCGATTTGTAGGGCCTGCCCAGCAATATGTCGATTTGTTTAAGGAGACACCAAAGCATTTGGTCATAGGCATTGCGGCTGCATTGCGTTACGATTATATGGAGGATCCAGATGCGAAAATTATACAAGAGACGATTGAACAGCAAGGGCTTGCACAGGCGATTGAAACGTTTACAGGATTACAGCCGGGAGCGATGTTGTTTGAGGCGATTGTGGAGCAGTATGAGCAGTTGAAGTGA
- a CDS encoding PTS sugar transporter subunit IIA → MTVEILSVDNIVLNKGLATKEEAIRFTGQILVEEGYVEPSYIEKMLEREAMTSTYMGNFVAIPHGTDDAKEQVKTSGIAIIQVPGGVDFGDGNIVKLIFGIAGKGDEHLDILSNIAIVVSEEENVEAIVKASSKEDILAFFEGVN, encoded by the coding sequence ATGACTGTAGAGATTCTATCAGTGGATAATATTGTGTTGAATAAAGGGCTGGCAACAAAAGAAGAGGCAATTCGTTTTACGGGACAGATTCTTGTTGAGGAAGGATACGTTGAGCCAAGCTATATCGAGAAAATGTTGGAACGTGAAGCAATGACGTCGACGTATATGGGCAATTTTGTAGCAATTCCGCACGGGACGGACGATGCCAAGGAGCAAGTGAAGACATCAGGTATCGCAATCATTCAAGTACCAGGCGGCGTTGACTTTGGAGATGGTAATATCGTGAAATTGATCTTTGGTATTGCTGGCAAGGGTGACGAGCATTTGGACATTCTTTCGAATATTGCCATCGTTGTTTCTGAAGAGGAAAATGTCGAAGCGATTGTTAAGGCATCTTCGAAGGAAGATATCCTGGCGTTCTTTGAAGGAGTGAACTAA